The genomic window GCCAGCTGCGCCGCCAACCTGTCCCCCTCGACCGTGAGGCTCACGAGGCAGCCCCGCCGGTCCGCGGGATCCTCCCGGCGCGTGACCAGGCCGGCCCGGACCATGCGGTCCACGAGCCGCGGCACGTCGGCGCGGCAGGTGAGGATGCGCCGGCGGATCTCCCGGATCAGGGACCCCTCCGCGGGACCCCCCTTCACGATCCTCAGGACATTGAACTGCTGGTCCGTGATCCCCGCGGGCTTGAAGAGGCGCTCGTCGGAGAGCCGGGAGACGAATTCCCGGGTGAGGAGGATGGAGAGAAGGAGCTCCTGGCCTGGGTGCATATCTTTTGTAATCAACAATTCGTCTCGGATCGGCATGGCGGCGGGGTCCTTGTGGAGGGTTCGGGATCTTTTTCAAGAAAGATGTTGCAACATCTAAAAAAGAGCCTACCATGGCTATATGGTGTTTGAACACCTAATCGGAGACCCCCATGCGCAACCCCGCTTCCCGCTTCGTTCTTCCCGCCATCGCCCTGCTGCTCTCCGTCCCCTCGGTTGGCCTGCTGGCCGCGACCCCTTCCACCCTCGACACCTACAAGATCGACTCCGTCCACTCCAGCGTCGGCTTCCGGGTGCGCCACCTCCTCTCCAAGGTCCAGGGCCGCTTCGGCAAGGCCGAGGGCACCGTGGTGGTCGACACCAAGGACATCTCGAAGTCCAGCGTGGACGTGACCATCGACGTGGCCAGCGTCTCCACCAACGAGGACAAGCGCGACGCCCACCTCAAGGGCCCCGACTTCTTCGACGCCGCCAGGTTCCCCACCATCACCTTCAAGAGCACCGCGGTCAAGGAAGTGGCCAAGGGCAAGCTGGAGGTCACCGGCACCTTCACCATGAAGGGCGTCTCCAAGACCATCGTGCTCCCCATCAACAACCTGGGCACGGCCGTGGATCCCTGGAAGAACGTGGTCGCCGCCTTCGAGGGCGCGGTCAAGGTCAACCGCATGGACTACGGCGTCTCCTACGGCGCGGGCCTGGTGGGCGACGACGTCGACATCGAGCTGAACATCGAAGCCAAGAAGGCGAACTGATCACTTCCTCAGCAGCCGGAGCCCGTTGAACACCACCAGAAGGCTGGCGCCCATGTCCGCGAACACCGCCATCCACATGGTGCCCCGCCCCGCGATGGCCAGGCCCAGGAACACCGTCTTGATGCCGATGGCGAGGACGATGTTCTGGGCCAGGATCGCGCGGGTGTCCCGGGACAGGCGGATGAAGCGCGCGATCTTCCCCAGGTCGTCGTCCATGAGGGCCACGTCGGCGGTCTCGATGGCGGTGTCGGAACCCGCGGCGCCCATGGCGAAGCCGATGTGGGCCGCCGCCAGGGCCGGTCCGTCGTTGATGCCGTCGCCCACCATGCCCACCTTCCCGGCCTTGGAGCGGATGGCCCGGGCCTTGTCCTCGGGGAGCTGGTCCCCCAGCGCCTCGTCGATGCCCACCTGGGCGGCGATGGACCTGGCGGTATGGGTGTTGTCCCCCGTGAGCATGAGGGTGCGGAGGCCCAGGGCGTGCAGCGCGGCCACCGCGTCGCGGCTGCCGGGGCGCACTTCGTCGGCGAGGGCGAACAGCGCCAGGACGGCCTTGCCGTCGGTGAGCAGGAGGGTGGTCTTGCCCTGCTGCTCCAGGGCCTCGAGGCGCGCCTCCAGTTCCGGCGAGCAGACCCCCAGCTCCTCGATGAGGTGGTGGTTGCCCAGGCTGTAGACGGTGCCGCCGATGCTCCCCTGCACCCCCTGGCCGGGCAGGGCGCGGAAGGCCTCGACCTCGGCCACGGGGACGCCGGGCCGCACCAGGGCCCGGGACACGGGGTGGTCCGAACGGGAGGCCAGGCTCGTGGCCAGGCGCCACGCGGCGTCCCCCTCCAGGGCCAGGGGCGCGAAATCCGTGAGCGCCGGTTCGCCCCGGGTGAGGGTGCCGGTCTTGTCGAAGGCGATCCAGGCGAGGTTCCGGCCCTCCTCCAGCCAGCGCCCGCCCTTGACGAGGATCCCGTGGCGGGTGGCGGCGGCGAGGCCGCTGACGACGGTCACGGGGGTGGAGATCACCAGGGCGCAGGGGCAGGCGATCACCAGCAGCACCAGGGCCCGGTAGACCCACACGGACCAGGCGCCCCCCAGGAGGAGCGGCGGCGCCACCGCCACCGCCACGGCCACGATCAGCACCGCGGGGGTGTAGATCTTCGCGAAGCGGTCCACGAACCGGTGGGTGGGTGACCGGGACTCCTGGGCCTCCTCCACCGCGTGGATGATGCGGGCCAGGGTGGTGGAGCCCTCCTCGGCGGTGACCGTGAATTCGAAGGAGCCGGTGAGGTTGAGGGTGCCCGCGAAGACCGGATCCCCCTCGCCCTTGTCGACGGGGAGGCTCTCCCCGGTGATTGGGGCCTGGTTCACCGAGGAGCGCCCCGCGGCCACCTTCCCGTCCAGGGGGATGGCCTCCCCGGGGCCCACCCGCACCCGGTCCCCCACCCGCACCGACCGGGCCTCGGCCTCGGCCCAGCCGCCGGGGCCCAGGACCGTGGCCGTCGCCGGGGAGAGCCGCAGGAGGCCGTGGATGGCGTTCCGGGCCCGGTCCAGGCTCAGCGTCTCGATGCGCTCGGCCAGGGCGAACAGCACCATCACCATGGCCGCCTCCGGCCACTCCCGCAGGGCCATGGCCCCGGTGACGGCGATGCTCATGAGGGCGTTGATGTTCATGTCGCCGTTGCGCAGGCTGATCCAGCCCTTGCGGTAGGTGCCCAGGCCGCAGGCGGCCACCGCCGCCACGGCCAGGACCGGGGAGGCCCAGGACGGCAGTCCGGCCAGGGCCGCCGCCTCGGAGGCCAGGGCGGCCAGGGCGCCCAGGGCCAGGGACCAGGGCCACGTCCGCGCCGGGGGCGCCGGGGGGGCGTCCATGGACTCGGGCGTCATGCCCAGCTCCCGGATGGCGCCTTCGATCTCCGGCAGGAGCCCGGGGGCGTGGACGACCGACAGGACCCGCTCCATCAGGTTGAACTCCAGGCCGTGGAGGCCCTTGCGGCCCCCCAGCTTCTTCCGGATCAGGGCCTCCTCGGTGGGGCAGTCCATCTGGGCGATGCGCAGCCGGCTGCGCAGGGCGCCTTCCGGAACCTCCCCGGGGGCGTCCGGGACGGCCGCCTCGCAGTGGCAGTGGGAGCAGGTTGAAGGTTCTCGGTCGAAAGCCATGGCCCATTTCAAACCCTGAAGCTACTTTAGGGTCAAGGGATTTCCGGGGAGGGCCGTCCATGACCATAGGCGAATTGGCACAGGCGGCCCAGTGCACCGTGGAGACCATCCGCTACTACGAGAAGGAGGGCCTCCTGCCGGCCCCGGGCCGCACCGGCGCCAACTACCGGCGCTATGCCGCCGTGCACCTGGAGCGCCTGCGCTTCGTGCGGCACTGCCGGGCCCTGGACATGGCCCACGCCGAGATCCGGTCCCTCACCGCCCTGCTGGACCAGCCCCAGCTGGACTGCGGCGCCGTCAACGTCATCCTGGACGAGCACATCGACCACGTGCGGGTGCGCATCGACCAGCTGGTCCAGCTGGAGGCCCAGCTGAAGAGCCTGCGGGACCGCTGCCGCACGGAGCGCACGGTGGAGGACTGCGGCATCCTCCAGGGCCTCGCGGAGATGGAGGGGGAGGCCCGCACGGGCAGACCCACCCACCTGGGGTAGTAGACTGGGATTCCACCTCCAAGAGAGCGCGCATGATCCTCCCGACGATCCTTCTCGCCGGCGCCCTGTCGGCCCAGGCCTCCGGCCCCCGGACGCACTTCGTCAGGCAGGTCCTCCAGAACGCGGCGCGGCGCTCCGCCTGGGTCCTGGTGGCCCGGGAGCGGGACCTGGCCCCGGACCCGTGGCGGCTGGACGAGACCTTCCTGAGGCTCCAGGAGGACAAGGACCTCTCCGTCTTCGCGGCGCCCCCGTCCCCGGCCGTGCTGATGTGGGACCACTGGAGCCGTTCCTCCGAGGCGCGATGCCTGCTGGTGAGCCGGGACTTCAGGACGATCCTCGAGTTCCGGGGGCTGCCTTCCGGCGAGGCCCTGCTCGCGGCGATGACGGCGGGAGGCTACCGCACCGTGCGGGTGCGCCGGGAGGCCTTCCTGAAGGAGTTCCCCGACCACGGGGAGGCGCTGGACGAGAAGCTGGGCTCGGCCCTGGGCGTCCTGGGGGCGCGCCTGCGCCTGTCCCAGGCCCTGACGGAGCCCGAGGCGGACCGGATGTACCAGGAGACCGCCGACACCCTGGACCAGCTCCTCAAGCTTCCGGACTGGTGGCGGCTCTCCCGCATGCCGGACCTGGCCCGGGCCCTGGAGGAGGGTCAGGCGGGACGCTCCCCTCGCATGCGAGGCATCATGACCGGCCTGCGGGAGGCCGCCCGGGAGCGCTGGGCCCGCTCCCCGGCCTCGGGCAGCGCCCGGGAGGGGGCCTTGTGGATCGCCCTGGAGCGCGGGCTGGAGGAGGACCGGGTGGGTATCCTGCCCGACCTGGTCCCGCCGCCGGGGGAGACCTGGCCCAGCCGCCTCGAGGTCAACCTCCTGGTGCGCAGGCCCTGGATGCGCAAGGAGTGGAGAGGCGTGGCGGCCTTCCTGGAGGACCTGCCCGAGGTCATCCCGGGCCGGGCCGCGGGGCCCGGGGACTGGCGGCGCTTCGTGGAACTGCAGGTCCACGTGCGGCTCCTGCTGGCGGTGGCCTATGGCAAGCAGCTTCTCTGGGAGAACGCCGACGCGGCGGCCCTGGAGTGCCGCCGGTGGGCGGGAGGCTCCTGGCCCGCGGCCGCGCAGGCCCTGCTGGACGCCTTCGCCATGGAGCCCTTGCCCCGCAGCTTCTCCGGCATCCTGGGGCTGGATGCCCTCCCCGACTGGCCCATCCCGGTGCGGGAGGAGCCTCTGCGCCTGGTCCGCAAGGGACCGCCCCTGAAGCCTGCGCAGGACGCCGCGCTCCGCGGCGACCCCGCCTTCCTCCTCTGGGGGCCCCGGGAACTCCGCTGGGGCATGGCTTCGCCCCGGGAGGCGGAAATCATGGGGCAGAGCGCCTGGGGGGCCTTCCGGGGCGCCACGACCCTCCTCGCCGCCTGGGAGGATCCGGCGCGTCCCGGCGCGATGGGCCATACCCTCGAGGCCCTGGACACGCCACGGCTGGCCTGGCTCAACCCCTTCATCCGCCGGGACCCCATCCACCTGGACGCCCGCCGGAAGCGGTTCCGCATCCTGCGGGACCGCATGCCCTCCCCCGGGCTGGAACCCGCCCTCGCCGCCGACGCCACGGCGGCGTTCCTGGAGGTGGAGACCGGCGAGGGCGGCTGGCGCCCGGATACCGCCGCCTGGGCCGCGCCCCTCGCCGCCGCCATGCCCGAACTGGAGGCCGCCCTGCGCCGGTGGCCAAGCTCCGCCGGGCTCTGGGAGACCTGGATCTCCTGGGCCCGGCTGTGCCCGGACCGGCCCTCCGCCTACGCCTTCGCCCGGACGATGCCCGCCGCCGAGCCCCGTTCCCGGTGGCTTTGCCTCCTGCCGGAGAAGGTCCACCGGGCCGTGGCCCGGGAGCTCCTGGAGGCGCACCGCGACGTGGAGTGCCGCGGCTGGTTCCAGGAATGCTGGGAGGGGCTGAAGCTCGTGGCCGACGACCTTCCGGTGCGCATCACCTCCGCCCAGGTGGACCTCGTCTTCCCCTTCCTCAAGGCCGCCGGGGAGGACGGCACGGAACTGGCGAGGGAGCGCGACGCCCTCCTGGCGAGCATCCCCGCCCCGCGCCCACCCTCGGCGGAACCCGCGCCCGGCGCCTTCGCGGCGCTCACGGACCTGCGGGTTCCGGGGCGGAAGTGATTCAGCGCAGCGTCTTGTCCAGGAAGGTGTAGGCCAGGGCCCAGAAATGCGCGGTCTGGCGGTTGTCGGCGCCCGCGCCGTGGCCGCCCTCGATGTTCTCGAAGTACCGCACGTCGTAGCCCATGTCCTTCATCTTCGCGAACATCTTGCGGGCGTGGGCGGGGTGCACCCGGTCGTCCCGGGTGGTGGTCATGAAGAAGGTGGCGGGGTACTTCCGGCCCGCCTTCACGTTCTGGTAGGGGGAGAAGGTCTGGAGGTAGGCCCACTCCTCGGGCTTGTCGGGATCGCCGTACTCCTCCATCCAGGAGGCGCCCGCCAGCAGGTGGGAGTACCGCTTCATGTCCAGCAGGGGCACCTGGCAAACCACGGAGCCCATGAGCTCGGGGTACATGACCAGCATGTTGCCCACCAGCAGCCCGCCGTTGCTGCCGCCCATGATGCCCAGGTGCTTCGGGGAGGTCACCTTCCTCGCGGCCAGGTCCCGCGCCACGGCGGCGAAGTCCTCGTAGGCCCGGGGGCGGTTGGCCTTGAGGGCGGCCTGGTGCCACCGGGGGCCGTACTCGCCGCCCCCGCGGATGTTCGCGAGGACCAGCACCCCGCCCCGGCTCAGCCACGCGCGGCCCACGGCCCCGCTGTAGTAGGGCACGGAGGAGACCTCGAAGCCGCCGTAGCCGTCCAGCAGCGTGGGGTTGGCGCCGTCCAGCTTCAGGCCCTTGCGGGACACTTGGAAGTAGGGGATGCGGGTGCCGTCCTTGGAGGGGGTGAAGTGCTGGGTGACCTCGAGGTCCCCGGCGTCGAAGAAGGCCGGCAGGGACTTCAGCAGCCCGGGCTCCCGGCCCAGGGTGCCCAGGTAGAGGGAATCGGGGGTGAGGAAGTCCCGGGTGACCATGAAGAAGTCGTCCGAGGCTTCGTCGTCCACCGCGGAGACCGAGGTGGTGCCCATGGCCGGGGCGCCCTTGAGGGGCTCGGCCTTCCAGGTGCCCGGGGTCAGCACGGAAAGGCGGTTCTTCACGTCGTCCATGACGTTGAGGACCAGGCGGTTCCGCGTCCAGGTGGCGTCCTCCAGGGACGTGGTGGCGCTGGGCTGGAAGAGCACGGCGAAGTCGCGCCTGCCGGCCATGAAGTCGTCGAACTTCGCGGCGAGGAGGGACCCCGCGGCGTAGGTAGTGCCGCCCACCGTCCAGGAGGTGCGCAGCTTGACGGTGAGCCACTCGCGGTGGAGGGAGGGCTCGGCGTCCAGGGGCACGTCCACCTTGCGCCGGGAGCCGTCCTTCGCCAGCAGGAAGAATTCGTTGGTGAAGAAGGTGGGCTTGCGGACCAGGAAGTCCCTCTCGAACCCGGGAGCGGGGTCATGGTAGGCCACCGCCTCCATGTCGGTCTCCAGGCCCTCGAAGACCAACTTGGCCTG from Geothrix sp. 21YS21S-2 includes these protein-coding regions:
- a CDS encoding MarR family winged helix-turn-helix transcriptional regulator; its protein translation is MHPGQELLLSILLTREFVSRLSDERLFKPAGITDQQFNVLRIVKGGPAEGSLIREIRRRILTCRADVPRLVDRMVRAGLVTRREDPADRRGCLVSLTVEGDRLAAQLAPVHDALCREVEALLPAESRAMLSGLLEEFRAGIQKKFREA
- a CDS encoding YceI family protein, producing MRNPASRFVLPAIALLLSVPSVGLLAATPSTLDTYKIDSVHSSVGFRVRHLLSKVQGRFGKAEGTVVVDTKDISKSSVDVTIDVASVSTNEDKRDAHLKGPDFFDAARFPTITFKSTAVKEVAKGKLEVTGTFTMKGVSKTIVLPINNLGTAVDPWKNVVAAFEGAVKVNRMDYGVSYGAGLVGDDVDIELNIEAKKAN
- a CDS encoding heavy metal translocating P-type ATPase codes for the protein MAFDREPSTCSHCHCEAAVPDAPGEVPEGALRSRLRIAQMDCPTEEALIRKKLGGRKGLHGLEFNLMERVLSVVHAPGLLPEIEGAIRELGMTPESMDAPPAPPARTWPWSLALGALAALASEAAALAGLPSWASPVLAVAAVAACGLGTYRKGWISLRNGDMNINALMSIAVTGAMALREWPEAAMVMVLFALAERIETLSLDRARNAIHGLLRLSPATATVLGPGGWAEAEARSVRVGDRVRVGPGEAIPLDGKVAAGRSSVNQAPITGESLPVDKGEGDPVFAGTLNLTGSFEFTVTAEEGSTTLARIIHAVEEAQESRSPTHRFVDRFAKIYTPAVLIVAVAVAVAPPLLLGGAWSVWVYRALVLLVIACPCALVISTPVTVVSGLAAATRHGILVKGGRWLEEGRNLAWIAFDKTGTLTRGEPALTDFAPLALEGDAAWRLATSLASRSDHPVSRALVRPGVPVAEVEAFRALPGQGVQGSIGGTVYSLGNHHLIEELGVCSPELEARLEALEQQGKTTLLLTDGKAVLALFALADEVRPGSRDAVAALHALGLRTLMLTGDNTHTARSIAAQVGIDEALGDQLPEDKARAIRSKAGKVGMVGDGINDGPALAAAHIGFAMGAAGSDTAIETADVALMDDDLGKIARFIRLSRDTRAILAQNIVLAIGIKTVFLGLAIAGRGTMWMAVFADMGASLLVVFNGLRLLRK
- the cadR gene encoding Cd(II)/Pb(II)-responsive transcriptional regulator → MTIGELAQAAQCTVETIRYYEKEGLLPAPGRTGANYRRYAAVHLERLRFVRHCRALDMAHAEIRSLTALLDQPQLDCGAVNVILDEHIDHVRVRIDQLVQLEAQLKSLRDRCRTERTVEDCGILQGLAEMEGEARTGRPTHLG
- a CDS encoding prolyl oligopeptidase family protein; protein product: MERRWLPLLLGITLMASGKTPAPTPAPEDAYLWLEDVTGEKSLDWVRAANAVTAKELEGSPAYRKLEDDLLAIMDSKEKIPYITKSGAHYYNFWKDAAHPRGLWRRTTLAEYRKAEPAWETVLDIDALGKAEKQGWVFHGAQFLRPDYRRCLVSLSPGGSDAAVVREFDVETRTFVEGGFSLPLAKSQVSWIDRDTLFVGTDFGKGSMTTSGYPRVAKIWKRGTPLAQAKLVFEGLETDMEAVAYHDPAPGFERDFLVRKPTFFTNEFFLLAKDGSRRKVDVPLDAEPSLHREWLTVKLRTSWTVGGTTYAAGSLLAAKFDDFMAGRRDFAVLFQPSATTSLEDATWTRNRLVLNVMDDVKNRLSVLTPGTWKAEPLKGAPAMGTTSVSAVDDEASDDFFMVTRDFLTPDSLYLGTLGREPGLLKSLPAFFDAGDLEVTQHFTPSKDGTRIPYFQVSRKGLKLDGANPTLLDGYGGFEVSSVPYYSGAVGRAWLSRGGVLVLANIRGGGEYGPRWHQAALKANRPRAYEDFAAVARDLAARKVTSPKHLGIMGGSNGGLLVGNMLVMYPELMGSVVCQVPLLDMKRYSHLLAGASWMEEYGDPDKPEEWAYLQTFSPYQNVKAGRKYPATFFMTTTRDDRVHPAHARKMFAKMKDMGYDVRYFENIEGGHGAGADNRQTAHFWALAYTFLDKTLR